In a single window of the Planctomycetia bacterium genome:
- a CDS encoding endonuclease III domain-containing protein, which yields MSKGTTQTLRQFYAAMYKALGPQKWWPGESPVEIIVGAILTQNTNWGNVERAIANLKAAGVLNWKALRQIDTSRLAKLIRPAGYFNVKARRLKNFVEWLWRRYDGDLSRLAAIELGRLREELLSINGVGPETADSILLYALDRPSFVVDAYTARIMRRHGMSFSGYAELQAIFEDNLPREVGLFNEYHALIVAVGKDYCRPKARCEACPLRRFKHDETA from the coding sequence ATGTCAAAAGGCACCACCCAAACACTCCGACAGTTCTACGCGGCGATGTACAAGGCGCTGGGGCCGCAAAAATGGTGGCCCGGCGAATCTCCGGTAGAGATCATCGTCGGAGCGATCCTGACGCAGAACACCAACTGGGGCAATGTCGAGCGAGCCATCGCCAACCTGAAGGCCGCGGGCGTACTGAATTGGAAAGCACTCAGACAGATCGACACATCACGCCTCGCGAAACTCATCCGCCCGGCCGGGTATTTCAACGTGAAGGCCCGGCGGCTGAAGAACTTCGTTGAATGGCTGTGGCGTCGATACGACGGCGACTTGTCCCGGCTGGCGGCAATTGAGCTTGGACGCCTGCGCGAGGAATTACTGTCCATCAACGGCGTCGGCCCGGAGACTGCGGATTCCATCCTGCTCTATGCGCTTGATAGACCGTCATTCGTCGTCGATGCCTACACGGCGAGGATCATGCGGCGGCACGGAATGTCGTTTTCGGGCTATGCCGAATTACAGGCGATCTTCGAAGATAATCTTCCGCGGGAGGTCGGCCTATTCAATGAATACCACGCGTTGATTGTGGCCGTCGGCAAGGACTATTGCCGTCCGAAGGCCCGATGCGAGGCGTGCCCCCTTCGACGATTCAAACACGACGAGACGGCGTAA
- a CDS encoding CPBP family intramembrane metalloprotease: MSEHYWDVTHRPLQCLVFLLPMVIAYEAGIIMLHGSTPEYARPALAAKQILQWFFSLFGATGFYLPGLALLVVLFVIHIASHQPWKVLPQPLLGMAGESVLLAIPLLMLNHWLPSLSAVTVSGTANGAPVTDGLDNLLLSVGAGLYEEMVFRLIIITLISIVLVDIARVRQVTGVALAVIVSSLLFAAHHYHPIGADAWSSREFAFRAAAGAYLAAVFVLRGFGLAVGCHVIYDVMAFLS, translated from the coding sequence TTGTCGGAGCATTACTGGGATGTCACCCATCGGCCGCTCCAATGCCTGGTGTTTCTTCTGCCCATGGTGATTGCCTACGAGGCGGGCATCATCATGCTGCACGGCAGCACGCCCGAGTATGCACGACCTGCTCTGGCCGCCAAGCAGATCCTTCAGTGGTTCTTCAGCCTTTTCGGCGCCACCGGTTTTTACCTGCCGGGCTTGGCGCTGCTGGTTGTTCTCTTCGTCATACACATCGCGTCGCACCAGCCCTGGAAGGTTCTGCCTCAGCCGCTTCTGGGGATGGCGGGCGAGAGCGTTCTGCTTGCCATACCCCTGCTGATGCTCAACCACTGGCTTCCGAGCCTGTCGGCGGTCACCGTCAGCGGAACCGCGAACGGCGCGCCCGTCACCGACGGACTCGATAACCTGCTGCTCAGCGTCGGCGCCGGACTTTACGAGGAAATGGTCTTTCGGCTCATCATCATCACACTCATCAGCATCGTCCTCGTCGACATCGCCCGCGTGCGGCAGGTGACCGGCGTCGCCCTCGCGGTCATCGTCTCATCTCTGCTCTTTGCAGCGCATCATTATCATCCGATCGGGGCCGATGCGTGGTCCAGCCGGGAGTTTGCGTTTCGTGCCGCGGCAGGCGCCTACCTCGCGGCGGTCTTCGTCCTGCGCGGTTTCGGGCTCGCCGTCGGATGCCACGTGATCTATGACGTGATGGCGTTTCTGTCGTGA
- a CDS encoding zf-HC2 domain-containing protein, producing the protein MLTCRQVQNLHHQFIDGALSASLIAEVHAHLLQCPACQREVEISRAAAHVLAKDFPEPSLDSGFASRVVAAMAEKRPVRTSPVKLRREQSSRWRRFAMVGSLPAAAAVVFLAILIWPSDDQSARDTRVAGASSVVDAVGVKDIADPTLEAVAGARDAAQSLNQLLQISANEARQSMQDGLREIDSAAPRSEPPSLMELFFQPFDEVLRPEKPATAKDGEKKIIRF; encoded by the coding sequence ATGTTGACGTGCCGACAGGTACAAAACCTTCATCATCAATTCATTGATGGTGCTTTGTCAGCCAGCCTGATCGCGGAGGTCCACGCCCACCTGCTTCAGTGCCCGGCATGTCAGCGCGAGGTGGAGATTTCCCGCGCCGCCGCACATGTGCTGGCCAAAGACTTTCCGGAGCCGTCGCTCGATTCCGGATTCGCCAGTCGCGTCGTCGCGGCGATGGCGGAAAAGCGTCCTGTCCGCACATCACCGGTCAAACTTAGACGTGAACAGTCAAGCCGATGGCGTCGTTTTGCGATGGTGGGCAGCCTGCCTGCCGCCGCGGCCGTTGTTTTCCTGGCCATCCTGATCTGGCCGTCCGACGACCAGTCCGCCCGTGACACGCGGGTCGCCGGCGCTTCTTCCGTCGTGGACGCCGTCGGCGTCAAGGACATCGCCGACCCGACACTCGAGGCCGTGGCCGGGGCACGCGATGCGGCACAAAGCCTCAATCAGCTACTGCAGATCTCCGCCAACGAGGCCCGTCAGAGCATGCAGGACGGCCTTCGCGAGATCGACAGCGCTGCTCCGCGAAGCGAACCGCCGTCACTGATGGAACTTTTCTTCCAGCCCTTCGATGAGGTACTTCGCCCTGAGAAGCCCGCCACCGCCAAGGATGGCGAGAAAAAAATCATTCGATTCTGA
- a CDS encoding sigma-70 family RNA polymerase sigma factor, producing MNQSDVIEGRLDPARERHLIAEAQQGCAKSAHQLIEAHQDRLHAFVWRIVRDRHEAEEICQDTFLRAFSALDTFNTTYRFSTWLFTIGYRLSLNVIRRRKDYTGDLNFSGFADTGRGQADEGHADAIANSEEAHRLKRVIWDSVDQLTPQQRATVLLFYRESLGCQEIGEILDMPAATVKSHLHRARGRLKEMLSGQLVEDWTLVRFAGQAEGA from the coding sequence ATGAACCAGTCAGATGTCATCGAAGGACGGCTCGATCCGGCCCGCGAGCGGCACCTCATTGCCGAAGCTCAGCAGGGATGCGCAAAAAGTGCGCATCAACTGATTGAGGCCCATCAGGACCGGCTCCACGCCTTTGTCTGGCGAATTGTCCGCGACCGGCACGAAGCAGAGGAAATCTGTCAGGACACCTTCCTTCGGGCGTTTTCGGCCCTCGACACCTTCAATACCACGTACCGGTTCAGCACCTGGTTATTCACGATCGGTTATCGGCTCAGCCTGAACGTCATTCGCCGCCGAAAAGACTACACCGGCGACCTGAACTTCAGCGGTTTCGCCGACACGGGCCGCGGGCAGGCTGACGAAGGCCATGCCGACGCCATCGCCAACAGCGAAGAGGCCCACCGGTTGAAAAGAGTTATCTGGGATTCCGTGGATCAACTGACACCGCAGCAGCGCGCGACTGTATTACTCTTTTATAGAGAGTCGCTCGGTTGTCAGGAGATCGGTGAGATCCTCGACATGCCGGCGGCCACGGTGAAGAGCCATTTGCACCGTGCCCGCGGACGGCTCAAGGAAATGCTCAGCGGCCAGTTGGTGGAAGACTGGACGCTGGTTCGATTTGCCGGCCAGGCCGAAGGGGCCTAG
- the uvrA gene encoding excinuclease ABC subunit UvrA, whose product MTAHEGKFITIRGARTHNLCNIDLDIPRDKLVVITGLSGSGKSSLAFDTIYAEGQRKYVESLSAYARQFLGQMAKPDLDHIAGLPPTIAIAQQSVRASPRSTVATATEIHDYLRLLFARVGTPTCPTCGRAVAAQTIPQMVERVLSLPAETKVMILAPLPWGTKRDAKEGLENVLRAGFIRVRIDGQIHDVKSPPALEKAKARVVEAVVDRIFIKPDIRTRVSESIETALKVGDGVAVVSYQPPGEADQWRDDRFSERYACTHCDVRLPMLEPRLFSFNSPHGACPKCDGLGTVLEFDPDLVVPDESLPLDRGAIAPWKGGGAVYARLIRRYCEQLKISPSTPIKSISRKARDILMNGAGEKAKKAGGMEFEGVLPNLHRRWRQADSEAARTRLHAFMSDRPCGACKGARLRPEALAVKLDGRNIEVLSSLSIDAVAGVFSSIAFPGQEGVIAAPILEEIRRKLQFMIDVGIGYLTLNRAAATLSGGESQRIRLATQIGSGLVGVCYVLDEPTTGLHQRDNARLIRTLRNLTDLGNSVLVVEHDAETIDAADWIVDIGPHAGSKGGRVLVNGTREMLLASPDSLTAAYLRGELRIAKPSARRAIDSARAIELKGAAENNLKSIDVRIPLGLFCCVTGVSGSGKSTLVNQILLPALRRRLNNSRERPGTHASIEGLSQIDKVIEIDQSPIGKSLRSNPATYTGIFDLVRQLFAKTREAKLRGYNAARFSFNVKGGRCEACRGQGTRRIEMHFLPDILVECGECRGTRYNREALDIRFRGKNIADVLALPAEEALVFFDGFARIKQLLVALCDVGLGYLQLGQSSATMSGGEAQRVKLAAELGKSAIGHTLYVLDEPTSGLHFADIHQLVDVLDRLVKLGHTLVVIEHNLDVIKQADWIIDLGPEGGDAGGRIVAQGTPEDVAADPKSHTGQYLRVVLAAN is encoded by the coding sequence ATGACAGCTCACGAAGGCAAGTTCATCACCATCCGCGGCGCGCGCACCCATAACCTCTGCAACATCGATCTCGACATACCCCGCGACAAGCTCGTCGTCATCACCGGCCTCTCCGGCTCCGGCAAGAGCAGTCTCGCCTTCGACACCATCTACGCCGAAGGCCAGCGAAAATACGTTGAGTCGCTTTCGGCCTATGCCCGCCAATTCCTCGGCCAGATGGCCAAGCCCGATCTCGACCACATCGCCGGGCTGCCGCCCACCATTGCGATCGCCCAGCAAAGCGTCCGCGCCAGTCCGCGCAGCACCGTCGCGACGGCAACGGAGATTCACGACTATCTACGATTGCTCTTTGCCCGCGTCGGCACGCCGACCTGTCCAACCTGCGGCCGCGCCGTCGCCGCCCAGACGATTCCACAAATGGTCGAGCGCGTGCTCTCGCTGCCGGCCGAGACGAAAGTCATGATCCTCGCGCCGCTGCCCTGGGGCACCAAGCGAGATGCGAAGGAAGGTCTCGAAAACGTCCTCCGCGCCGGCTTTATCCGCGTGCGAATCGACGGCCAGATTCACGATGTCAAATCTCCGCCGGCACTGGAGAAGGCGAAGGCCCGAGTGGTGGAGGCCGTCGTCGATCGCATCTTCATTAAGCCGGACATTCGCACGCGCGTCTCCGAGTCGATCGAGACGGCGCTGAAAGTCGGCGACGGCGTGGCGGTCGTCTCCTACCAGCCTCCCGGCGAGGCCGACCAATGGCGCGACGACCGATTCAGCGAGAGATACGCCTGCACCCATTGCGACGTCCGCTTGCCGATGCTGGAGCCGCGCCTGTTCTCATTTAATTCTCCTCACGGCGCCTGTCCGAAGTGCGACGGTCTTGGCACCGTGCTGGAGTTTGATCCCGATTTGGTCGTGCCCGACGAGAGTCTCCCGCTTGACCGGGGGGCGATCGCGCCGTGGAAGGGGGGCGGGGCCGTCTATGCCCGGCTCATCCGCCGCTACTGCGAACAACTCAAGATATCTCCGTCCACGCCCATCAAATCCATATCGCGCAAGGCCCGCGATATCCTCATGAACGGTGCCGGCGAAAAAGCTAAGAAAGCGGGGGGGATGGAGTTCGAAGGCGTCCTGCCCAATCTCCACCGCAGATGGCGACAGGCCGACAGCGAAGCGGCAAGAACTCGATTGCACGCCTTCATGTCCGATCGCCCCTGCGGCGCATGCAAAGGCGCGCGGCTGCGCCCCGAAGCGCTCGCCGTGAAGCTGGATGGGCGCAATATCGAGGTGTTGTCGAGCCTGAGCATCGACGCTGTCGCGGGCGTGTTCTCATCGATCGCATTCCCGGGCCAGGAAGGCGTCATTGCCGCGCCGATCCTCGAAGAGATACGCCGAAAGCTGCAATTCATGATCGACGTGGGCATCGGCTACCTGACCCTTAATCGGGCGGCGGCCACGCTTTCCGGCGGCGAGTCGCAGCGCATTCGACTGGCCACCCAGATCGGCAGCGGCCTGGTCGGCGTCTGCTACGTGCTCGATGAACCGACCACCGGTCTTCACCAGCGCGACAACGCCCGGCTGATCCGCACGCTTCGAAACCTGACCGACCTCGGCAACTCCGTCCTCGTCGTCGAGCATGACGCCGAGACCATCGACGCCGCCGACTGGATCGTCGACATCGGTCCCCATGCCGGCTCAAAAGGCGGTCGCGTCCTGGTAAACGGCACGCGCGAAATGCTCCTCGCATCGCCCGACTCCCTCACCGCCGCCTATCTCCGCGGTGAATTGCGCATCGCCAAGCCGTCCGCCAGGCGCGCTATTGATTCGGCCCGCGCGATTGAGCTGAAAGGCGCCGCCGAGAATAATCTGAAGTCCATCGACGTTCGCATCCCGCTCGGGCTCTTCTGCTGCGTGACCGGCGTCAGTGGTTCCGGTAAGTCCACGCTGGTGAACCAGATTCTTCTGCCCGCCCTGCGCCGTCGCTTGAACAATTCCCGCGAGCGACCCGGTACCCACGCGAGCATCGAGGGCTTGAGCCAGATCGACAAGGTCATCGAGATCGACCAGTCGCCGATCGGCAAGAGCCTTCGCTCGAACCCCGCCACCTACACCGGCATCTTCGACCTCGTCCGGCAGCTCTTCGCCAAGACGCGCGAGGCGAAGCTGCGCGGTTACAACGCCGCGAGATTCTCGTTCAACGTGAAAGGGGGGAGATGCGAGGCCTGCCGCGGACAGGGCACCCGGCGCATCGAGATGCATTTTCTTCCGGACATTCTCGTGGAATGCGGCGAGTGTCGCGGCACGCGCTACAACCGCGAGGCCCTCGACATCCGCTTTCGTGGAAAAAACATCGCCGATGTCCTCGCCTTGCCCGCCGAAGAGGCGCTGGTTTTCTTCGACGGCTTCGCCCGGATCAAGCAGCTCCTCGTTGCCCTCTGTGACGTGGGCCTGGGGTATCTGCAACTCGGCCAATCATCCGCGACCATGTCGGGCGGCGAGGCCCAGCGCGTCAAGCTCGCGGCGGAGCTCGGTAAGTCGGCGATCGGCCACACGCTTTACGTCCTCGATGAGCCCACCAGCGGCCTGCACTTCGCCGACATCCACCAACTTGTGGACGTGCTCGACCGGCTGGTCAAGCTCGGCCACACGCTCGTCGTCATCGAGCACAATCTGGATGTCATCAAGCAGGCAGACTGGATCATCGACCTCGGTCCCGAAGGCGGTGACGCCGGTGGGCGCATCGTCGCGCAGGGAACGCCCGAGGATGTCGCCGCCGATCCGAAAAGTCATACCGGTCAATATCTACGTGTGGTGCTCGCCGCGAATTGA
- the smpB gene encoding SsrA-binding protein SmpB, whose protein sequence is MTKDTSGKRSSRTAPLQNKKARYEYEVLSKVEAGVALKGTEVKSLRQGGASITEAYARIERDSVQLLNFQIEPYKEGNRYNHDPKRPKQLLLHKREIKKLAAAVQIKGQTLVPLSVYFNKDGRVKVELALARGKSHHDKRQSERKKEDRKEIQRAQRRGGM, encoded by the coding sequence ATGACCAAGGATACGTCAGGTAAGCGATCCTCCCGTACCGCCCCTTTGCAGAATAAGAAGGCCCGATATGAGTATGAGGTGCTTTCTAAGGTGGAGGCCGGCGTCGCATTGAAGGGGACCGAGGTCAAGAGTTTGAGGCAAGGCGGGGCCAGCATTACTGAGGCCTACGCTCGAATCGAGAGGGACAGCGTCCAGCTTCTCAACTTCCAGATTGAGCCGTACAAGGAGGGAAACCGCTACAATCACGATCCGAAGCGGCCCAAGCAACTGCTCCTCCATAAGCGAGAGATCAAGAAGCTGGCAGCCGCCGTCCAGATCAAGGGCCAGACTTTGGTTCCCCTGAGCGTGTACTTCAACAAGGACGGCCGGGTAAAGGTGGAACTGGCCCTGGCCAGAGGCAAGTCTCATCACGACAAGCGGCAGAGCGAGCGAAAAAAGGAAGACCGCAAAGAAATACAGCGGGCCCAGCGTCGCGGCGGCATGTGA